The nucleotide sequence AGTCCTTCTCCAAGATCGGGCGCGGCGGCATGGACACGCCCAAGCACAACCGCGCCGCCACAGTAGCTCCATGGACGGGCTACGGCGCCCCTGCCCACCCCTGCGGTCTCCCTCTTCGTCTCTAGACACAACTCCCGCTCCCACCCCAGCTTGTGCCGCTCGCGCGGATCCTCGTCACCACCGCGCGCACTGTCACCTCCACCCTGAGGTGAGGGCGAGGGGGCGGCATCCCGCCGTGTCCTGTGGTTGTGGTTGCCATCGGAAGAGGTGTGGCCATGGCTGTCCATGGTGGAGGCGAGCTAGCGTGTCTCACCCGTTTGTAAAAAGGGTTAATGGGAGAAACACTGTTATAATTTTCGCGGTTCGAGAAACGTCATTACTATTTGTTTATTTTAAAGCATGTCATTATAATTCTTTGTTTTCTACAAAAATGACACTGAATACGTATGGACACAGCCTGGGCCTAGCTGCAGggcgtatacgaagacgtatactcCATCTCCATTgtcactgacacgtgggccccacatgtcatcttcttcctcctcatctctctcCGGCTCGGGACCAGACGGGAGCTTGCCGGCGCGGGCGTGCTCGGCACCGGCGGCGAGGGCGAGCTCTACTCGCACTGTACGCGCACGCAAGGCCTTGGCAGAGGCGAGCACGACCTCTACTCGAGCTccagccggggggggggggggggcgagctcGGACCTGGCGGCCACGGCGAGCTcgaccacggcggccatggcgagctcagCGCCGACGCAGACAGCCCCAGCGAGTTCGgccccggcggccatggcgagctcgaCGCCGGTGGCCATGGGGAGCTCGGCCTCGGTCATGGCGAGCTTGTCCCCCGACGCAGGCTACCCCGACGAGCTCGTCCCCGGCACATACTGCCCCAGCGAGGTCAGCCCGAGTGTCCAAGGCACGGGCAAGCTTGGTCCTGGCGGCCATAGCGAGCGCAGCACTGCCGCGGGCAAGCTCGGCCCTGGCGGCCATGGGGAGCGACGCAGACTGTCCCGGTGAGCTCGGCCCCAGCTGCCATGGCGAGCTCGGCGCCGGTGGCCATGGGGAGCTCGCCCCGGCCATGGCGAGCTCGTCCCCGACAGAGGTTGCTCGCCGGCGTGCTGCTGTCGGCGTGCTGCTGCTCGTCGGgatggagaaagagaggaggagaagaggaggaagaagatgacatatggggcccgcgtgtcagtgacaggggagatgaagtatacgtcttcgtatacgtCTGCAGCTGGGCCCAGGTTGTGTTCATACGTATTGAGTAGCATTTTGTATGGAGAACGAAGAATTATAGGttctgttcggcttacctcatatttgacttgttttttcagtcggaacagtgtttttctctcacatcaattcagccagaacagtgtttttcagccagtttcagccaagtttcagaccagcgaacggggccataatggcatgcttcaaaatagacgaatagtaatggTGTTTCTTCGAACCGCGAAAATTATAATGGTGTTTTTCCAATTAACCCTGGTAAAAATGTCCCAAAGAAAAAGAAGGGAAAGAGATGAGTGGTAACTATACCAGATGTTAGTCAAGGCGACCACATACCACAATACAGGCAAACAAACACAATCTCCGTGTAGCCTGGCTCAGTTAGAAAAATGGACCAAACAAGATGCGGTTGCATCTGTTGGGCCTGCTCCGATGTAGCCTGGCTGAGCTGGACCATGCAGGCTGGCTATGTCCAGCCAAACAAACACGCCGCACGGCACGGCGCCGGTTCGCGCACGTACACTCGCTGTTTCTGCTACTGCCAGCAGCTTCCCGCGGCGCAGGGCACATCGGCGGcgctgcctctgcctctgcctctgcctgctGGTCACCACGATACGAGTCTCTGAGGACTGAGGCCCTGGGCACGGCCGCATGGGACAAAACACGGCGGAATCATGCACCCACGATGGCGCCGGCGCCGCGCGATGCCCTTGCCACCGGGGCACAGGCACTCGAGATCGGTTTGCTCATACAGTGATCTGCATCCACTCATTCTTCTGAACGCGCGTATGAACATGGGTGGGCATCTTCGACGCTGACCCTCGCTTGGATCAGGACCCCTGCCCGGACAGCCGGTCACGTCGGATTTAATCGCAGAGTACGGCGATGCAATGACCAATTCGTCTAGCAGCGTGGAGGTTGGCCAGATGGATGGAGGAGCACGACCGCCTACTttgtaattctcaaaaaaaaaaaaaaaccttcacGGAGAAGAACCGCTGTGCTGAGAAGGACTAGGAAGGTTAGCTTCGCAGCCGTGGCGGAGCTAGAACGTTGCATGCACCGGGTTATTCATTCAATATATAGAAAAAAAGATTTGTGCACCGTGCACGCAATGCAAATATGCAATGTATAGGACCATTAGATCAAGCTGGCCACAAAAAAGGCGCACAATAACTATTGAGTCTGTCTACCCCACATCTAGTGTTTTGCCCCAAACCAACACCCGATTTTTTTTGCAGGCACTGTTCACCTTCTAGCTCCAGCCGCTGACGGTGTTCATCTTCTGCCTCCAGCCGTCGCAGCCCGCCACTCTTGCTACTGTTTATCTTCTTCCTTGGCATAATTCACAAATCACAGATCACAAGTTACGAatcacaagaaataattttttttatggaaggacaaggacaaaatttAGGGGAGAGGCTCGCTggaaccgccaccgccgccgtctccgGTCGGCACAGATCCGCCGCAACCcgttgctgccgccgccgccggaggagagggaggaaggaGCCACGGGCAAGGGGGTCGCCGAATCGGATGGCTCCACCGCGTCCCCGCCGCGGATCCGACGAATAGAAAATAGGGTGCCGATCTAACCAAAAACACATGGTGTAATATAGTATTTCTGTAACTATTTTAGTTTACTTGGTGAAACTATTGAAGTTCATGGAAATCAACAAGTAGTTGAAAGACAGTCATAGAAGTGAAGTCTTATCGTGCCACGTCAAGAATAATCCTGGATTCGCACTAATTAGGTAGTTTAGTTATATGGTCAGAAAACCAATTCTGCTGCCTCTATCATTTGCCGTGTAGCAAAATACGCATGAGGCATCCTGAAAATACCATAAAACAGATGGCTGAGTAAGGGTTAGCAGAGACTAGATTAAACTGTCCCCAAGAGGAAACAAGTGTAACTTTAAACGATATACATGCCCTTAAGTTTTCATCCAACCTTAACAAGATCCTCAATATCATATAGCAGCCACCATTCTGAAGGGATGGGTGTCGACTTAGTTTTTATGATGCACATAAAAAATAATTTATATTGCAGAATTACAATTTGTTGAGTATATTAACAATCATAGACACTTAACAATCTCGTCTATAATAGTCTAGCTATTAAAATCCataatctaaataaaataattacATTTATAATTTGGTTAGGGtctaaataaaataattgttacATGACTGGTTCCGTAGAAAATAAGGATCGGTTCTCTCGCTATTTCTCCATGTAATGTTCCTGTTTCGCTGTAATTCTGGTTGTGTTTAGATGATGACCATACATTTTCATTACCAGATATATGTCTTAACAATTTGTTTGCCACACCTTAGACATGGTTTAGCAAAAAATTAGGTCAATGACAGACGGGTAGGAAGTGTGGCAAGCCATAGTTACAGTAGAATTAAAGAACAAAGTGAGAAAATTATGGCCCACTCAATCCACGAACCAAACATGCCCCTTGTAATTTTGCGATGGATCCGAAATGGTTCTTGGTGCCAAACACTTCTTAGAGCATGTTTGGTAGGTTCTACATTCTTTTGGAAACGTATGTGATTCAATTTCTTCTTATAAATGTCTCTAGATTGGAATCACTAACTCATATCGTCTTGCTAGCTGACATGATTTACTTTCTTAAAATAGATGAAAAAAATCATCTTTCCatataaaaaatcataaaattcgATAGTGTTTTTAAAATGTTCTTCTTGGGTGAAGGACGATTCAATGGCGATTCATTTTACTAGTACAAAATCAGTAGAAGCAGTCCCTATGTCTTTTCCAAGGAACACCGCATCTTGGGCTCTTGGCCCATAACCAACACCATCATCCAATAAAGCATGCTAGTCCACTAAGCTGTAGCTCactgatctttttttttttttgaagaattgTACGTAGATCACTGATCTTGGAAGCCCAGCATGGAAAATCCACGAATAAAGATGCCAAGCCCGCCACGACCCTTGGGGACTAGCGGTAGCGGATAAGCCCCCGCGCCGGCGCCTGCACACTGACCACATCAGTTTCGCCATGGCCACCTCCGCCACCGCGCTCCACCCGCAGTTCCGGCCGCCGCTGCGCGCTCCCCGCCATCTCCGTCCGCTTCCACACTCATATTCCTCGCTCTCCCGCACTCGCGGCCACGCTCCCGTACGGGCCTCCGCGGCGTCCGCATCCGTGCCGGCCCAGCGGGAGGTCGCCGCGGGCGTCCCGTGGGGCTGCGAGATCGAGTCCttggagagcgcggcgtcgctgGAGCGGTGGCTCATCGACTCGGGCCTACCGGAGCAACGCTTGGCCATCCAACGCGTGGACATCGGCGAGCGCGGCCTCGTCGCCCTCAAGAACATACGCAAGGGGGAGAAGCTGCTCTTCGTGCCCCCTTCCCTCGTCATCACCGCCGATTCGGTAATAAGTCCTATCATCTCACTGACTGCAGAGGTGCTGTTTATCTTCTGTTAAGAAATGATGTTACAATTGGTATTCTACTGTGCTTTGTATATATTAGGAGTGGAGCCGCCCTGAGGTGGGTGATGTGATGAAGAGGAACTCCGTGCCGGACTGGCCGCTTATCGCTACTTACCTCATAAGTGAAGCCAGTTTAGAGGGCTCGTCGAGGTGGAGCAGCTACATAGCAGCGTTGCCGAGGCAGCCTTACTCGCTTTTGTACTGGTATGGCCGGGGATTGTAGTAGGTGCACCGCCGTATTGAGAATGGAGATAGGCTCATTAGATAGCATTCTCAATCTTGTACAGCCTTCATGTGTTATTGCAGGACTCGTGCAGAGCTAGAATCATACTTAGTGGCCTCACCAATCAGGAAACGTGCAATTCAGAGGATAACTGATGTGATTGGGACGTAAGATTGTCTACCAATACTTCTACTGATGTTTGTTTAGCAAATTAACCCCCCTAACTGCTGAAACTCACATTGGGATTGTGCTTTGTTCATTTTGGTAGATACAACGACCTTCGAGACCGTATATTTTCCAGGCATTCAGATTTGTTCCCTGAAGAGGTGTGTTTTGCCAACATTGCTACTGCTATACTCTTTGTGTACACATATGAATACAACAATGCCTATCCAGCTTCAATCCTTTGCACAGAGCATAGattcaaaaaagaaaaatcaaATCTTGAGGTTATATTATATCTGAATAACGATGAAGAATATACTAGTTTTTGAATTTGAGTATCAATATAATGTTGTGAGGAGTGGGTCACATGTTTGTAACTACATATTGTATTTTGATCACACTATGGATGTCGATTATGATACTTTATTACTAATTCATTTATAGTTTAACCTGATTAGTATGCCTCAATTTTTATTTTAGGTGTATAACATAGAGACATTTCTATGGTCCTTTGGGATTCTATTCTCACGCCTGGTAAGACTGGATCTAGTAAATATGATGTAAAACTTATTTTACTTGTAGATCTCTAATATCCCTTTTTATGATTAGTATGGAttcttttgcttactagttaCTATTGCTGCCATTTTATGCTAACCAAGGATGTGCATTGGTCTATTCTGCAGGTTCGCTTGCCATCAATGGATGAAAAGGTGGCACTAGTTCCTTGGGCAGATATGCTTAACCATCGCCCTGAGGTACCACATTTTTTTTTTACGAAGGACCATCATCAACAGCACTCAAATTTTGCTTAAGCATCCTTATCCccagattttccattttatattCTCATAAGTCTTCCTAACATTACAATGCTGCTGGAATTTACTTCTTGATGATTAATTGTTTCCAGGTGGAAACATTCTTGGATTTCGATAAGTCATCACAAGGAATAGTTTTCACCACTGACCGCGCATATCAACCAGGTGAGCAGGTAACAGTTTCATTTATTCCTTTAGCTCTATTCTCAGTTATCTATCAATTGAATTAATTAACAATAATAGTGTTGCAGTGCCGTTTTTGAAAGTCCAGTTGGCATGTTTATTTACTCATACTTTTGCTGAAATCTAATTATTGTTTCATTAGCACACTGGGCTTACTGTTCCCTAGCAATAGGCATTTTAAGGGGCCATTTGGATTCGAGGAACTTCAAAGGAAAAGCATAGGAATAAGAAACGGAGGAAAGATAGTTCAGTGCGCATTGGAACAGAAGATACAACCATCCATTTCCTATTGAATATTGTAGCGAGGTGCAGTTGGCAGCTACTGTCCCTGCACCTTGCCTGACCTGTCGGCCATCACCATTGTAGTGTTCCTATGCGGTGACGTGCCACCCTTTTTATGCAGTCCTGCAGCTGTCAAATGCTGTGCCTCCCGATCATGGTCCACCTGCTGCCACTTGAGGCAAGCTGCATTGTTTCTTAACAAGGATGATCATATCCGAACATCGGAGAGAGAAGTAGCAGGGCGGTAGATCCAAAGGAAGGAGATGAGAGTGACCGGATAAAAATGAGAGAGGACGATTGATTTATTACCTACTGCAACTGATTTTGGAACCCCACAGATTACGTGGTCAACATGTCAGTTGCTAAGAGATGCAAACTCAGCGTGTACTAGATGGGCTTTTCACATGAACAAAACCGGTTCTGTTAATCATCCTTCTTTATTTGGTTCTGCAGTTACATGAAATTTGTTTGGTTTTGACCTGATTTCTTTTTGTATGTCCTAAGTCTGGGAGTAACTGGCGTTGTTTCGTCTGTTAAACTGCATGTTTTGATTTAACGTCTTCAGGTATTTATATCTTACGGGAAGAAATCCAGTGGTGAGCTATTGCTTTCATATGGTTTTGTTCCAAAAGAGGGAACAAACCCAAATGATTCGGTTGAATTGCTGGTGTCTCTTGATAAGTCTGATAAGTGCTATAAAGAGAAATTACAAGCACTGAAGCGAAACGGTTTGTCAGAGTAAGTGCTCATGATATTCATGAGGTGAAATTTTACCCTCTCCATGTGGAACTTCACAAGATAATATCATTTCCAGTATAAAACATGTTTATCGAACTGTTTTTTCCTTCTCTATATTGTAATCATGCTAAATGACCATTTATTGGATTAGAACAGTCCTCAAACATCACTAATTTCTTATTGTCACTTTGACAGTATTCAGAATAGAATACAAAAATATAGTACTGAGAATAGATTACGAAAAGCACGATTGCATAGTGGATGTAAAGTGCATTTTATTGAGACGGAAACCAGTTCTTTTACCGGAATAAATAATTTGAGAGTTATGTAGAAGTTGCCATAGCTTTGTACTTGATTCTTGCCTTATCATTCATGCCATCTAGTTTTCTTTGTGGAAACTGAACCTACCATCAGCTCAGCATCATGTACACCACTCTCTGTTTATTTGAATTCCATGTGATGATTTTACAATGTATATTTCTGATATTATCAGATTTGTATAGTTGTATTGACAAAAGTGGATCTGATCACCATTTACAGATCTGAAAGTTTCCCTTTGCGGGTCACAGGGTGGCCAGTTGAGCTGATGGCTTATGCCTTCCTTGTGGTCAGTCCACCTGATATGAGTCAACGCTTTGAGGAGGTTTGTGGCTGTTAGTTTGAACCTGACATGGTTTCAAATTGTCAACAGTGCTAGAGTTAGGAGGATATTCAAGATAATTTGAGCTTGTCACTTACTGGTAATAACATCTGCCAAATTATCCTTGCAGATGGCTGTTGCTGCATCTAATAAAAGTTCATCCAAACCTGCATTGAGTTATCCTGACCTGGAAGAACAGGCCCTTCAGTTTATCTTGGACTGCTGTGAACCTAACATAGAAAAATATACAAAGTACTTAGAGGTGATGTCCTTTCCATGGCATCTCTTGCACAGTACAACCTCTCATAAGATTTTAACAATCTGTTATCCTATTATTTTTTTTTATCCTGTCATCCTTTGATGAATGCTTTTGTACACAAATCACTGCGA is from Miscanthus floridulus cultivar M001 chromosome 7, ASM1932011v1, whole genome shotgun sequence and encodes:
- the LOC136464285 gene encoding ribulose-1,5 bisphosphate carboxylase/oxygenase large subunit N-methyltransferase, chloroplastic-like, producing MATSATALHPQFRPPLRAPRHLRPLPHSYSSLSRTRGHAPVRASAASASVPAQREVAAGVPWGCEIESLESAASLERWLIDSGLPEQRLAIQRVDIGERGLVALKNIRKGEKLLFVPPSLVITADSEWSRPEVGDVMKRNSVPDWPLIATYLISEASLEGSSRWSSYIAALPRQPYSLLYWTRAELESYLVASPIRKRAIQRITDVIGTYNDLRDRIFSRHSDLFPEEVYNIETFLWSFGILFSRLVRLPSMDEKVALVPWADMLNHRPEVETFLDFDKSSQGIVFTTDRAYQPGEQVFISYGKKSSGELLLSYGFVPKEGTNPNDSVELLVSLDKSDKCYKEKLQALKRNGLSESESFPLRVTGWPVELMAYAFLVVSPPDMSQRFEEMAVAASNKSSSKPALSYPDLEEQALQFILDCCEPNIEKYTKYLEGGGGSPEVSMNAKQANRTLLLKQLAGDLCISERRILYRTQYILRRRLRDMRGGELRALSLFNGLRKLFK